A stretch of bacterium DNA encodes these proteins:
- a CDS encoding response regulator transcription factor: MRVLIVDDEMPGRQAIKDLLRNESDMHIIGEAGDGHEAVRQITEQNPDLVFLDIQMPGLDGFGIVRQIGIERMPMTVFVTAYSMHALNAFDVHAMDYVLKPIHPERFAACLKRIRQLKIPNVPAMVGAMTMVQQKYPSQILIRSTGKMDVIKTDDIRWVEAQGDYVQIHTRSQKQLMRSTMSGFETLLDPSVFQRIHRSVIVRVSLIKELQPMFNGDYKIKLDDGTSLSLSRTYHEKVLHCLNG, from the coding sequence ATGCGCGTACTCATCGTAGATGACGAGATGCCCGGGCGTCAAGCCATCAAAGATCTCCTGCGTAACGAATCGGACATGCACATTATCGGTGAAGCAGGCGACGGCCACGAAGCGGTGCGTCAGATAACCGAGCAAAATCCGGATCTCGTTTTTTTGGACATTCAAATGCCCGGTTTGGACGGATTTGGTATTGTTCGCCAGATCGGTATCGAACGCATGCCGATGACGGTATTTGTAACGGCCTACAGCATGCATGCACTCAATGCCTTTGATGTGCATGCTATGGACTATGTGCTCAAGCCTATCCATCCGGAGCGGTTTGCGGCGTGTTTGAAACGCATTCGCCAGCTGAAAATACCGAATGTACCGGCCATGGTCGGTGCGATGACGATGGTTCAACAAAAGTATCCTTCACAAATACTCATTCGCTCCACCGGAAAAATGGACGTGATAAAAACTGACGATATTCGCTGGGTGGAAGCGCAGGGTGACTATGTGCAAATCCATACCCGATCGCAAAAACAACTGATGCGAAGCACGATGAGTGGGTTTGAAACGCTTCTTGACCCTTCCGTTTTTCAACGTATCCACCGATCCGTCATTGTTCGGGTCAGCCTGATCAAAGAGCTCCAACCGATGTTTAACGGTGATTATAAAATCAAATTAGACGACGGTACGTCACTTTCGCTAAGCCGTACTTACCACGAAAAAGTATTACACTGCCTCAACGGTTGA
- a CDS encoding histidine kinase, whose translation MNKPDRKFWIIVAAAWLLLGLLYSIQSYHYRVTIGRPGDLLPLLINDIGFFFLWALFSVPVIRWILHWPILRSNWQRRLPVFLMAGLVIAFSQKGLYDAFLLVAYSETTQGFPWERWYRSVIGSFELGFFIYVSMIFVVHTWIYHVNLQREQLDAAALRERLSQIRLQVLQSQLQPHFLFNTLNTISGLIDVRPADAKLTLGRLGELLRMSLESDQLTEVTLQRELDFSQVYMAIQTTRFGDRLTYKCTVDSAMHGVLVPTMMLQPLLENAVTHGVSKVPGAHTIELKSWRDGDTLCLDINNSFEATANPEQTPGLGIGLTNIRERLRQLYGEKAKCELAVHAHGAHVTIRMPWRTSDGNQG comes from the coding sequence ATGAATAAACCCGATCGCAAATTCTGGATCATAGTAGCCGCGGCTTGGTTGCTTTTGGGTTTGCTCTACAGCATACAATCCTACCATTATCGCGTCACCATCGGTCGTCCCGGTGATTTGCTACCGTTACTTATCAACGATATAGGCTTTTTTTTCCTATGGGCGTTGTTTAGCGTTCCCGTCATTCGATGGATTTTGCACTGGCCGATTCTTCGGAGCAACTGGCAACGTCGGTTACCCGTTTTTTTAATGGCCGGTTTAGTCATCGCCTTTTCTCAAAAGGGATTGTATGATGCTTTTTTGCTGGTTGCATACAGTGAAACGACACAGGGTTTTCCTTGGGAACGTTGGTACCGCTCGGTGATCGGTTCTTTTGAACTCGGTTTTTTCATTTACGTATCCATGATCTTTGTTGTGCATACGTGGATTTATCATGTCAACCTACAGCGTGAGCAACTGGATGCCGCCGCTTTGCGCGAACGATTATCACAGATCCGTTTGCAGGTTTTACAAAGTCAACTGCAGCCGCATTTTCTTTTTAATACGCTAAATACGATTTCCGGACTTATTGACGTTCGTCCTGCGGATGCAAAACTGACGCTTGGCCGACTGGGAGAATTGCTTCGCATGTCGCTGGAATCGGATCAGTTAACCGAAGTAACACTTCAACGTGAATTAGATTTTTCGCAAGTGTATATGGCTATCCAGACAACCCGTTTCGGCGATCGTCTGACTTATAAATGTACCGTAGATTCCGCGATGCACGGGGTGTTGGTTCCGACGATGATGTTACAGCCTTTGCTGGAAAATGCCGTGACGCACGGTGTGTCGAAAGTTCCCGGCGCCCATACGATTGAGTTGAAATCATGGCGTGATGGGGATACGTTGTGTTTGGACATAAATAATAGCTTTGAAGCTACGGCCAATCCGGAACAAACACCGGGACTGGGCATCGGTCTTACCAATATCCGTGAACGTCTCCGGCAATTGTACGGTGAGAAGGCTAAGTGTGAACTGGCGGTGCATGCACACGGTGCGCACGTTACGATCAGGATGCCGTGGCGCACCTCCGACGGGAACCAAGGATAA